A window from Candidatus Eisenbacteria bacterium encodes these proteins:
- a CDS encoding phosphoribosyltransferase — MQRPVLEMFEDRTDAGRRLATHLEAYRAERPVVLGLPRGGVVVAYEIARALGAPLDVLVVRKVGAPGRPEFGIGAVVDGEHPQAIVDDRAVRTIGVSAAYLEAEIARQLAEVTQRNARLRAGRHGVDLHDRTVIVVDDGIATGGTVRAALRGVRRAQPRRVVLAVPVAPPGAISALRTEADAVVCLETPRHFHAVGQFYRDFRQTTDDEVIDLLARAADDPPWRRAANDG, encoded by the coding sequence TTGCAGCGTCCAGTCCTCGAGATGTTCGAAGATCGGACAGATGCGGGCCGCCGGCTCGCCACGCATCTCGAGGCATACCGCGCCGAGCGGCCGGTCGTGCTCGGGCTGCCCCGCGGGGGCGTCGTCGTGGCATACGAGATCGCCCGTGCGCTCGGCGCGCCGCTCGACGTGCTGGTCGTGCGGAAGGTGGGCGCGCCGGGTCGTCCGGAGTTCGGGATCGGCGCGGTCGTCGACGGCGAGCATCCGCAGGCGATCGTGGACGATCGCGCGGTGCGCACCATCGGCGTATCGGCGGCGTACCTCGAAGCCGAGATCGCTCGCCAGCTCGCGGAAGTCACGCAGCGGAACGCGCGGCTGCGAGCGGGACGCCATGGGGTCGACTTGCACGACCGCACCGTCATCGTCGTCGATGACGGGATCGCGACGGGTGGCACGGTGCGTGCGGCGCTCCGAGGCGTGCGGCGCGCACAGCCGCGCCGCGTCGTCCTCGCGGTCCCCGTGGCACCGCCCGGCGCGATCTCGGCGTTGCGCACCGAGGCGGATGCCGTCGTGTGCCTCGAGACGCCACGGCACTTCCACGCCGTCGGGCAGTTCTATCGCGACTTTCGCCAGACGACCGACGACGAGGTGATCGACCTGCTCGCGCGGGCCGCGGACGATCCGCCTTGGCGACGGGCCGCCAACGACGGATGA
- a CDS encoding AAA family ATPase, with protein MQELRDRFADVAGAARHLEQVQADLIEHASDFQRLAEGGATTVAISGAARCVPRPLSGERAGRSDGNTRRPGRHGGHAELRESRRSHRAPRPLRHAGDGLHPPAGGCAPSRERRVFDPRGEGRDRPPGRVAALKKAIDSRSVRIEEPFADLRLVNAVSLAPEPIPLDVKVVLIGNPFLYYLFHAVDEDFRALFKVKVEFEDSLPRTPEFEMLLARFLGDVCREQGLPHFTADGVAGIIEHCSRLVPHQERLTSRMGELIDLVRQAAYWAAQSGHALVGRDDVARAVDENRQRANLVEERLARITSEGAIAIATDGEAVGQVNGIAVLALGDHAFGRPARITARTFLGEPGVVDVEREVKLGGPAHSKGVLILSGFLAGRHARKRPFAVSATLTFEQQYDEVEGDSASSAELYALLWKAGGGARRRGALSRGLVQRGHRSGARCERRAPPPPACAHRAVLSVGRGHTLCGRLAWRPMPSRVQAGGIDDAPDHPEPSGV; from the coding sequence GTGCAGGAGCTTCGCGACCGCTTCGCCGACGTCGCCGGCGCGGCGCGCCATCTCGAGCAGGTCCAGGCCGATCTGATCGAGCACGCGTCCGACTTCCAGCGGCTGGCCGAAGGGGGCGCGACCACCGTTGCCATTTCTGGCGCCGCCCGGTGCGTTCCTCGACCGCTATCGGGTGAACGTGCTGGTCGATCGGACGGGAACACACGGCGCCCCGGTCGTCACGGAGGACACGCCGAGCTTCGCGAATCTCGCCGGTCGCATCGAGCACCACGCCCACTTCGGCACGCTGGTGACGGACTTCACCCTCCTGCAGGCGGGTGCGCTCCATCGCGCGAACGGCGGGTATTTGATCCTCGAGGCGAAGGACGTGATCGCCCACCCGGGCGCGTGGCCGCGCTCAAGAAGGCCATCGATAGCCGGAGCGTGCGCATCGAAGAGCCGTTCGCGGATCTGCGGCTGGTGAACGCGGTGAGCCTCGCGCCCGAGCCGATCCCGCTCGACGTCAAGGTCGTCCTGATCGGCAACCCGTTCCTATACTACCTCTTCCACGCGGTCGACGAGGACTTCCGGGCGCTGTTCAAGGTCAAGGTGGAGTTCGAGGACTCGCTACCACGCACACCCGAGTTCGAGATGCTCCTCGCGCGCTTCCTCGGTGATGTGTGTCGCGAGCAAGGGCTGCCGCACTTCACCGCCGATGGCGTCGCGGGGATCATCGAGCATTGCTCGCGGCTCGTGCCGCACCAGGAGCGGTTGACCTCGCGCATGGGCGAGCTGATCGATCTCGTGCGCCAGGCAGCCTACTGGGCCGCGCAGAGCGGGCACGCGCTCGTCGGCCGCGACGACGTCGCGCGAGCGGTCGATGAAAACCGGCAGCGCGCGAATCTCGTCGAGGAGCGATTGGCTCGGATCACGAGTGAGGGCGCGATCGCGATCGCGACCGACGGCGAGGCGGTGGGGCAGGTCAACGGCATCGCGGTCCTGGCACTCGGTGACCACGCCTTCGGCCGCCCGGCGCGCATCACCGCGCGAACGTTTCTCGGCGAGCCGGGCGTCGTCGACGTCGAGCGCGAGGTCAAGCTCGGCGGCCCGGCGCACTCGAAGGGCGTGCTCATCCTGTCCGGGTTCCTCGCCGGGCGGCACGCGCGCAAACGTCCGTTTGCGGTGTCGGCGACCCTGACGTTCGAGCAGCAGTACGACGAGGTCGAGGGCGACAGCGCGTCGTCGGCCGAGCTCTATGCACTGCTCTGGAAAGCCGGCGGGGGCGCCCGACGCCGAGGAGCGTTATCCAGAGGGCTCGTTCAACGCGGCCATCGAAGCGGCGCTCGATGCGAACGTCGAGCGCCTCCGCCGCCTGCGTGCGCGCACCGAGCGGTCCTGAGCGTCGGACGCGGGCATACCTTGTGCGGACGGCTCGCTTGGCGCCCGATGCCGTCAAGGGTGCAAGCCGGCGGCATCGATGACGCCCCCGATCATCCCGAGCCGTCAGGTGTGTGA
- a CDS encoding HPF/RaiA family ribosome-associated protein yields MQLPLEITYRNVPSSPAIEAAIREKAAKLEAFYDRITSARVVVETPHRQHRQGTLFHVRIDLRVPGRQMIVSRAPAAHHAYEDVYVAIRDAFDDAKRQLEDYARETRGTVKTPAPSGHGRIIRLHAEDGYGFIGTPEGRELYFHRNSVVDGDFDRLHVGDDVRFSEEAGEQGPQASTVHVAGVPFTKKRARKRA; encoded by the coding sequence ATGCAACTTCCACTCGAGATCACGTACCGCAATGTCCCGTCCTCACCCGCGATCGAGGCTGCCATCCGCGAGAAGGCCGCGAAGCTCGAGGCGTTCTACGATCGCATCACGAGTGCTCGCGTGGTCGTGGAGACGCCGCACCGGCAGCATCGCCAAGGGACGCTCTTCCACGTCCGCATCGACCTCCGGGTTCCGGGACGGCAGATGATCGTGAGCCGGGCGCCGGCCGCGCACCACGCCTACGAGGACGTCTACGTTGCGATCCGCGATGCCTTCGACGACGCGAAGCGCCAGCTCGAAGACTACGCGCGTGAGACGCGCGGCACCGTCAAGACGCCGGCGCCGTCCGGGCACGGTCGCATCATCCGGCTCCACGCGGAGGACGGCTACGGATTCATCGGAACGCCGGAGGGACGCGAGCTATACTTCCACCGCAACAGCGTGGTGGACGGCGACTTCGACCGGCTGCACGTGGGCGACGACGTGCGCTTCAGCGAGGAAGCCGGCGAGCAGGGGCCCCAAGCGAGCACCGTGCACGTGGCGGGCGTGCCGTTCACGAAGAAGCGTGCCCGAAAACGAGCCTGA
- a CDS encoding putative glycoside hydrolase produces the protein MPTGAAVVALFAGVLLAAPSWTMPLGGRVIDADTNAPIADAYVTVGETVGRTDRDGFFAIDGTGTVRARAVGYGRVAVAAVPGTAITAALPPLRPKALYASFYGIGSSRLREAMLALAEHTEINALVIDVKGDHGKIPYASAVALASEIGAQTPRTIADVDELVMRLHARGLYLIARIVVFKDRPLAIARPALAVKTRDGGVWLDREHLPWTDPFRREVWDYNIDVAVEAARHGFDEIQFDYVRFPDATGLAYAEASTQESRMAAIGGFLTEARHRLVPYNVFLSADVFGYVCWNRNDTLIGQRIEELASLLDYVSPMLYPSSFQFGIPGYRNPVAHPYEIVSLSLEQARQRTGLPATRFRPWLQAFRDYAFGRRPFGGDEIRTEISAAEAFGSDGWMLWNPRNTYSADGLAR, from the coding sequence ATGCCCACCGGTGCCGCGGTGGTGGCACTCTTCGCCGGCGTCCTGCTGGCAGCCCCGTCGTGGACGATGCCCCTCGGTGGTCGGGTGATCGATGCCGACACGAATGCCCCGATCGCCGACGCGTACGTCACGGTCGGCGAGACCGTGGGCCGCACCGATCGCGACGGGTTCTTTGCGATCGACGGCACCGGCACGGTTCGGGCGCGCGCGGTCGGGTACGGGCGCGTGGCCGTCGCGGCGGTGCCCGGCACGGCGATCACGGCCGCGCTGCCGCCGCTGCGCCCGAAGGCGCTCTATGCCTCCTTCTACGGCATCGGATCGTCCCGTCTGCGCGAGGCGATGCTCGCCCTCGCGGAGCACACCGAGATCAACGCCCTGGTGATCGACGTCAAGGGCGACCATGGCAAGATCCCGTACGCGAGCGCCGTGGCGCTCGCCAGCGAGATCGGCGCGCAGACGCCCCGCACGATCGCCGACGTCGACGAGCTCGTGATGCGGCTGCACGCGAGGGGGCTCTATCTCATCGCGCGCATCGTCGTGTTCAAGGATCGCCCGCTCGCCATCGCGCGCCCCGCGCTCGCCGTGAAGACCCGTGACGGCGGCGTGTGGCTCGATCGCGAGCACCTCCCCTGGACCGACCCGTTCCGGCGCGAGGTGTGGGACTACAACATCGACGTCGCGGTCGAAGCGGCGCGCCACGGCTTCGACGAGATCCAGTTCGACTACGTGCGCTTCCCCGACGCGACCGGGCTCGCATACGCGGAGGCGAGCACCCAGGAGAGCCGCATGGCCGCGATCGGCGGGTTCCTCACCGAGGCACGGCATCGGCTCGTTCCGTACAACGTCTTCCTGTCCGCCGACGTGTTCGGCTACGTCTGCTGGAACCGGAACGACACCCTGATCGGCCAGCGCATCGAGGAGCTCGCGTCGCTGCTCGACTATGTCTCCCCGATGCTCTACCCGTCGTCGTTCCAGTTCGGCATTCCGGGCTATCGCAATCCCGTGGCGCACCCGTACGAGATCGTATCCCTCTCGCTCGAGCAGGCGCGGCAGCGGACCGGGTTACCGGCGACACGCTTCCGGCCATGGCTTCAGGCGTTCCGGGATTACGCGTTCGGCCGTCGGCCCTTCGGCGGTGACGAGATCCGAACCGAGATCTCTGCGGCCGAGGCGTTCGGTTCGGATGGATGGATGTTGTGGAATCCCCGCAACACGTACTCGGCCGACGGCCTCGCGCGCTGA
- a CDS encoding RtcB family protein: MQLTPVAPCIWEIPASEKPGMRVPARLYASEALLAGMEHGVFDQVTNVACLPGIVRAALCMPDGHWGYGFPIGGVAAFRADSGVISPGGIGFDINCGMRLIRTNLAEAEVRPRLAELVDRLFAAVPAGVGCHGFVKLSQAEFRDVMKGGTRWCVTHGFGWPEDVERTEGGGALPGADPECVSERALERGMDQLGTLGSGNHYLEIQVLRPEGFHDPKRGAVLGIDGPGQIFIMLHCGSRGFGHQIGTDYLRTFDRVMPRYGIRVNDRELACAPFRSPEGQAYFGAMNAAANVAFANRQVITHRVREVLAGVFRRDARALGLQVVYDVCHNTAKLEQHVVDGDLMELVVHRKGATRAFGPGSPDVPAAYREIGQPVIIGGSMETGSALLLGTAGAMAETFGSTAHGAGRTMSRHEAKRRVKGPKLIADMAARGIVVRARSSWGVAEEAGFAYKDLDAVVDVLEQTGLSHRVATLSPIGNIKG; encoded by the coding sequence ATGCAGCTCACGCCGGTGGCACCGTGCATCTGGGAGATCCCCGCGAGCGAGAAGCCGGGCATGCGCGTGCCGGCGCGGCTCTACGCGAGCGAGGCCTTGCTCGCCGGCATGGAGCACGGTGTCTTCGATCAGGTGACGAACGTCGCTTGCCTTCCCGGCATCGTCCGGGCCGCGCTCTGCATGCCCGACGGCCACTGGGGGTACGGCTTCCCGATCGGCGGGGTCGCGGCATTCCGTGCGGACAGCGGCGTCATCTCGCCCGGCGGCATCGGCTTCGACATCAACTGCGGCATGCGACTCATCCGCACGAATCTCGCCGAGGCCGAGGTGCGGCCCCGGCTCGCGGAGCTCGTCGACCGCTTGTTCGCGGCCGTCCCGGCCGGCGTCGGCTGCCACGGCTTCGTCAAGCTCTCCCAGGCCGAGTTTCGCGACGTCATGAAGGGCGGCACGCGGTGGTGCGTCACACACGGATTCGGCTGGCCGGAGGACGTCGAGCGCACCGAAGGCGGCGGCGCGCTCCCGGGCGCGGATCCCGAATGCGTGAGCGAGCGCGCGCTCGAGCGCGGCATGGACCAGCTCGGCACGCTCGGATCGGGCAATCACTACCTCGAGATCCAGGTGCTCCGGCCCGAGGGCTTCCACGATCCGAAGCGCGGGGCGGTGCTCGGGATCGACGGCCCCGGCCAGATCTTCATCATGCTGCACTGCGGGTCGCGCGGCTTCGGCCACCAGATCGGGACCGATTACCTGCGCACGTTCGATCGCGTGATGCCGCGCTACGGCATTCGCGTGAACGATCGCGAGCTCGCCTGCGCACCGTTCAGGTCGCCGGAAGGGCAGGCGTACTTCGGCGCGATGAATGCGGCCGCCAACGTGGCGTTCGCGAATCGACAGGTGATCACGCACCGCGTGCGCGAGGTCCTCGCCGGCGTGTTCAGGCGCGACGCGCGGGCGCTCGGCCTCCAGGTCGTCTACGACGTCTGCCACAACACGGCGAAGCTCGAGCAGCATGTCGTCGACGGCGACCTGATGGAGCTGGTCGTGCACCGCAAGGGCGCGACGCGTGCCTTCGGGCCAGGCTCGCCCGACGTCCCGGCGGCGTATCGCGAGATCGGGCAGCCCGTCATCATCGGCGGCTCCATGGAAACGGGATCCGCGCTGCTGCTCGGTACGGCGGGCGCGATGGCCGAAACCTTCGGCTCGACGGCGCACGGCGCGGGACGCACGATGTCTCGGCACGAGGCCAAGCGCCGGGTGAAGGGACCGAAGCTCATTGCCGACATGGCCGCGCGCGGCATTGTCGTCCGCGCCCGCTCGTCGTGGGGTGTGGCCGAAGAGGCGGGCTTCGCCTACAAGGACCTCGACGCCGTGGTCGACGTGCTCGAGCAGACCGGACTCTCCCATCGCGTGGCGACGCTCTCGCCGATCGGGAACATCAAGGGCTGA
- a CDS encoding archease translates to MSETVGRYRFIEDIAIADCAIEVDGADLDDLFGTAATALAEIMVDPATVPITLERRVTLEAEEPDLLLYDWLAELILRKDRDREIFPVAEVRVGTGRPCTLVARVHGGAIDVERMALRNDPKAVTLHAFTLEQHAGGWRAQVVIDI, encoded by the coding sequence ATGAGCGAGACCGTGGGCCGTTATCGCTTCATCGAGGACATCGCGATCGCCGACTGCGCCATCGAGGTCGACGGTGCCGACCTGGACGATCTGTTCGGGACCGCGGCGACGGCGCTCGCGGAGATCATGGTCGACCCCGCGACGGTGCCGATCACCCTCGAGCGGCGGGTGACGCTCGAGGCCGAGGAGCCGGATCTGCTCCTGTACGACTGGCTCGCCGAGCTCATCCTTCGCAAGGATCGCGATCGCGAGATCTTCCCCGTCGCCGAGGTCCGCGTCGGCACGGGACGACCGTGCACGCTCGTAGCGCGGGTCCATGGCGGCGCGATCGACGTCGAGCGGATGGCACTCCGGAACGATCCGAAGGCCGTGACGCTGCACGCCTTCACCCTCGAGCAGCATGCAGGCGGGTGGCGGGCGCAGGTCGTGATCGACATCTAG
- a CDS encoding Lon-like protease helical domain-containing protein, with amino-acid sequence MIGQERAARATRFGIGMRHEGYNLFVLGPAATGKTRTMRRLLADAARDAATASDWCYVHNFTDPYRPVAVELPAGRGRDLRAAMQRLVEECRIRVPRAFESEEFAHQKSRILEELATRHKAEMDELEREVIAKGFVIVSHAR; translated from the coding sequence ATGATCGGGCAGGAGCGGGCGGCGCGCGCGACCCGGTTCGGGATCGGTATGCGGCACGAGGGCTACAACCTCTTCGTGCTCGGCCCGGCGGCGACGGGGAAGACACGCACCATGCGGCGCCTGCTGGCCGACGCCGCGCGCGATGCCGCGACGGCGTCGGACTGGTGCTACGTCCACAACTTCACCGATCCCTATCGGCCGGTCGCGGTCGAGCTGCCCGCCGGACGGGGCCGCGACCTGCGCGCCGCCATGCAGCGGCTGGTCGAAGAGTGCCGGATCCGCGTGCCGCGCGCCTTCGAGAGCGAGGAGTTCGCACATCAGAAGTCGCGCATACTCGAAGAGCTCGCCACGCGGCACAAGGCGGAGATGGACGAACTCGAGCGCGAGGTCATCGCGAAGGGATTCGTGATCGTGTCGCACGCCCGGTGA
- a CDS encoding polysaccharide deacetylase family protein, with protein sequence MSPIPILVYHRFGPIVTDAMTVTTSTFASHLEYLAGHGYTVIPLRALVGALRGSAPQPPPRSVVITADDGHRTVYSEMLPLVRRFQVPVTLFVYPSAISRADYALTWDQLRDLRATGLVDVQSHTFWHPNFRVEKRRLAPAAYDAFVTNQLVRSRRMLESQLDGSVDLLAWPFGIVDDELAAKAAAAGYMAGFTIERRHVRAGDSLLKLPRYLMTDADRGKAFEALLTDGAPRREPSMEKRAP encoded by the coding sequence ATGTCCCCGATTCCCATTCTCGTCTATCACCGATTCGGGCCCATCGTGACCGACGCGATGACGGTCACGACGAGCACCTTCGCGTCACACCTCGAGTACCTCGCTGGACACGGCTACACGGTGATCCCGCTGCGCGCGCTCGTCGGCGCGCTTCGCGGGAGCGCGCCGCAGCCGCCGCCGCGCTCCGTGGTCATCACGGCGGACGACGGCCATCGGACGGTCTACAGCGAGATGCTTCCGCTGGTGCGCCGCTTCCAGGTTCCGGTGACGCTCTTCGTGTACCCGTCTGCGATCTCACGTGCCGACTATGCGCTCACCTGGGACCAGCTCCGCGACCTGCGGGCAACGGGGCTGGTCGACGTGCAATCGCACACCTTCTGGCATCCCAACTTCCGCGTCGAGAAGCGGCGCTTGGCTCCCGCCGCGTACGACGCCTTCGTCACGAATCAGCTCGTACGCTCCCGTCGCATGCTCGAATCGCAGCTCGACGGCTCCGTGGATCTGCTCGCGTGGCCGTTCGGGATCGTCGACGACGAGCTCGCCGCGAAGGCGGCGGCGGCGGGGTACATGGCCGGGTTCACGATCGAGCGCCGACACGTGCGGGCGGGCGACTCCCTTTTGAAGCTGCCTCGCTATCTCATGACCGACGCGGATCGCGGCAAGGCGTTCGAAGCCCTCCTCACAGACGGCGCGCCCCGCCGCGAGCCGTCGATGGAGAAGCGAGCACCGTGA
- a CDS encoding serine hydrolase, translating into MSARRDPLPRTAAPLDGIDAIVEDEIAAGRIPGAVVVVGRDGAVVYRRAFGRRTASPVRPMTLDTIFDLASLTKVMATTPAVLQLVEQGRIGIDEPAATYWPEFAANGKRSITIRHLLTHYSGLRPDLSTRPDWRGYPAGLRRIVAERPVAPPGRSFLYSDTNFAALGEIVRRVSGEPLDVYCARHVFQPLGLHDTGFRPAEIGRLAPTVYAEGSPRFGSVHDPIADRMGGVAGHAGLFSTADDVARFAQTMLDGGSAGAVRVLRPSTLAQATSPENPDGGFVHRGLGWDLDSPLAADWSGVFAPGVYGHTGYTGTSLWIDPTSRLYVVILTNRVHLPDGDARPLRARIAALVAHTFATRPGAVTETGIDVLEAERFAPLVGRRVGLVTNASARDAGAQRTVDVLHAAPGVELAALFSPEHGLDAAAEGRIQSGRDARLDIPIYSLYGPETRPTPAMLDGLDALVFDVPDVGTRFYTYVTTMAYAMEAAARKGIPFYVLDRPNPLTASIVQGPTLDPDARSFTGYFPIPIRYGMTIGELAGLFNVENGIGADLHVITMRGYRRDAWYDDTGLQWVPPSPNLRSLRQATLYPGVALVEGANVSIGRGTAAPFELLGAPWIDGRGLARYLNGRAIDGVRFEPIDFQPTSEPFRGVRCHGIRIVLLDRNRLDAPALGIEIASALHRLHPRAFRLDDTRPLIAARWVVDAVAEGRDPRWIVDRWRGSLDRFRAVRDKYLRY; encoded by the coding sequence GTGTCGGCGCGAAGGGATCCGCTCCCCCGGACCGCGGCGCCGCTCGACGGCATCGACGCGATCGTCGAGGACGAGATCGCGGCCGGCAGGATTCCGGGTGCCGTGGTCGTCGTCGGGCGGGACGGAGCCGTCGTCTACCGGCGTGCGTTCGGCCGCCGGACCGCCAGTCCGGTCCGCCCCATGACCCTCGACACGATCTTCGATCTGGCCTCGCTCACCAAGGTGATGGCCACGACGCCGGCAGTGCTGCAGCTCGTCGAGCAGGGACGTATCGGGATCGACGAGCCGGCGGCGACGTATTGGCCCGAGTTCGCCGCGAACGGAAAGCGCAGCATCACGATCCGGCACCTCCTCACCCACTACTCGGGTCTCCGGCCGGATCTCTCGACGCGGCCCGACTGGCGCGGGTACCCCGCCGGCCTCCGCCGCATCGTCGCCGAGCGCCCCGTCGCGCCGCCGGGTCGCTCGTTCCTCTACAGCGACACCAACTTCGCGGCCCTCGGCGAGATTGTGCGGCGCGTCTCGGGCGAGCCGCTCGACGTCTACTGCGCGCGCCACGTGTTCCAGCCGCTCGGCCTGCACGACACCGGGTTCCGTCCCGCCGAGATCGGACGCCTCGCCCCGACGGTCTACGCCGAAGGGTCCCCGCGATTCGGGTCCGTACACGATCCCATCGCCGACCGGATGGGCGGCGTCGCGGGCCACGCGGGCCTCTTCTCGACCGCCGACGACGTCGCACGCTTCGCGCAGACGATGCTCGACGGCGGCAGTGCCGGAGCCGTCCGCGTCCTCCGCCCCTCCACCCTGGCGCAAGCGACGAGCCCGGAGAACCCGGACGGCGGCTTCGTACACCGCGGCCTCGGATGGGACCTCGACTCGCCGCTCGCGGCGGACTGGAGCGGGGTCTTCGCGCCCGGCGTGTACGGGCACACGGGTTATACGGGCACGTCGCTCTGGATCGATCCGACGTCTCGCCTATACGTCGTCATCCTCACGAACCGCGTTCACTTGCCCGACGGCGACGCGCGACCGCTGCGCGCCCGCATCGCGGCGCTGGTCGCGCACACGTTCGCCACCCGCCCGGGTGCCGTCACCGAAACCGGCATCGACGTCCTCGAGGCCGAACGCTTCGCGCCGCTCGTCGGCCGCCGGGTGGGCCTCGTGACCAATGCGTCCGCGCGCGATGCGGGGGCCCAACGGACGGTCGACGTCCTGCACGCGGCACCCGGGGTCGAGCTGGCGGCTCTCTTCAGTCCGGAGCACGGGCTCGACGCAGCGGCGGAGGGCCGGATCCAGTCCGGGCGCGACGCGCGCCTCGACATCCCGATCTACAGCCTCTACGGCCCCGAGACGCGTCCGACCCCGGCGATGCTCGACGGGCTCGATGCGCTCGTCTTCGACGTGCCGGACGTGGGCACGCGCTTCTACACGTACGTCACCACGATGGCGTACGCGATGGAGGCTGCAGCCCGCAAAGGCATCCCGTTCTACGTGCTCGATCGGCCGAACCCGCTCACGGCCTCGATCGTCCAGGGGCCGACGCTCGATCCGGATGCCCGATCGTTTACCGGCTACTTTCCGATCCCCATCCGCTACGGGATGACGATCGGCGAGCTGGCGGGCCTCTTCAACGTCGAGAACGGCATCGGCGCCGACCTCCACGTGATCACGATGCGCGGATACCGGCGAGACGCCTGGTACGACGACACCGGGCTCCAGTGGGTGCCGCCGTCACCCAACCTCCGCTCGCTCCGGCAGGCGACGCTGTATCCCGGCGTCGCGTTGGTCGAGGGTGCGAACGTGAGCATCGGGCGGGGCACCGCCGCACCGTTCGAGCTCCTGGGCGCGCCGTGGATCGACGGCCGTGGACTGGCGCGATACCTGAACGGGCGCGCAATCGATGGGGTCCGCTTCGAGCCGATCGACTTCCAGCCGACTTCCGAGCCGTTCCGGGGCGTGCGCTGCCACGGGATTCGCATCGTCCTGCTCGATCGAAACCGGCTCGACGCGCCGGCCCTCGGCATCGAGATCGCGAGCGCGCTCCATCGGCTGCATCCGCGCGCCTTCCGGCTCGACGACACGCGCCCGCTCATCGCGGCGCGTTGGGTGGTCGATGCCGTCGCCGAGGGACGCGACCCACGATGGATCGTGGACCGCTGGCGAGGTTCCCTCGACCGGTTTCGGGCAGTGCGTGACAAGTACCTGCGCTACTGA
- a CDS encoding ferritin family protein, whose translation MTETEMDLGEMLDRCRALECRSAALYRSFAAAAHDQPELSAFWTDMARDEDQHSRILDEARARLPTVDAWLTHISVKWPEVVRDVGTQLSTAELLTGGTDTDEQLAAALELEMTELEPLRQMLVSVSRHRPPRPVGEVHALRLVEGAERFSSDSRVRQLAALLRSRHCPAAGHSHT comes from the coding sequence GTGACGGAGACGGAGATGGATCTGGGTGAAATGCTGGATCGGTGCCGCGCTCTGGAATGCCGTTCGGCAGCCCTGTACCGCAGCTTCGCCGCAGCCGCGCATGACCAACCGGAGCTGTCTGCATTCTGGACAGACATGGCGCGGGACGAGGACCAGCACTCTCGCATCCTCGACGAAGCGCGTGCGCGCTTGCCGACGGTCGATGCCTGGCTGACGCACATCTCGGTGAAGTGGCCTGAGGTCGTGCGTGACGTGGGAACGCAGCTCTCGACGGCGGAGCTGCTCACCGGCGGCACTGACACCGACGAGCAGCTGGCCGCCGCACTCGAGCTCGAGATGACGGAGCTCGAGCCGCTACGCCAGATGCTCGTGAGCGTGAGCCGGCACCGCCCACCACGGCCAGTCGGAGAGGTCCACGCGCTTCGCCTCGTCGAGGGAGCGGAGCGCTTCAGCAGTGATTCCCGGGTTCGGCAGCTGGCTGCACTGCTGCGCTCCCGGCACTGTCCAGCCGCGGGCCACTCACACACCTGA
- a CDS encoding TerC family protein: MDGPTRADKTTLRRERATFVGPRRLRAPMTTLTSAHFWFVTSEIIVINLMLSADNAVVIALACRHLKGAHRTLAMTYGVLGAVCLLVGLTAFAGTLLTLPYLKLVGGALLAWIGIRLIVDENRIDDEEAASVATRIGSAVKVVVMADLAMSFDNVLGVAAVADGNVLLVAVGLAMSIPLVVFAGGLVIRLMDRFRWLPVAGAGLLGYVAGDLMARDPALMRWIDVQTAMHGLMPVTGAVLVVATGVRLLHRQHAITAGPVSWPRRPSRRGTETPLSRDRSAISREGGRDIRV; the protein is encoded by the coding sequence GTGGATGGTCCGACGCGAGCCGACAAGACGACGCTCCGGCGTGAGCGAGCGACTTTCGTTGGACCACGTCGACTGCGAGCTCCGATGACGACATTGACAAGCGCGCACTTCTGGTTCGTCACGAGCGAGATCATCGTCATCAATCTCATGCTGTCGGCAGACAATGCGGTGGTGATCGCGTTGGCCTGTCGCCACCTGAAGGGGGCCCATCGGACGCTGGCGATGACGTACGGCGTCCTCGGTGCGGTGTGCCTCCTGGTGGGCCTCACCGCATTCGCGGGGACCTTGCTCACGCTGCCCTATCTCAAGCTCGTCGGTGGGGCATTGCTCGCATGGATCGGCATCAGGCTGATCGTGGACGAGAACCGGATCGACGACGAGGAGGCGGCATCGGTTGCCACTCGAATCGGCTCGGCGGTGAAGGTCGTCGTCATGGCCGACCTGGCCATGAGCTTCGACAACGTGCTCGGAGTGGCCGCCGTCGCCGATGGAAACGTCCTGCTCGTCGCGGTCGGTCTCGCCATGAGCATTCCGCTGGTGGTGTTCGCCGGCGGCCTCGTGATCCGGCTCATGGATCGATTCCGCTGGCTTCCCGTCGCCGGTGCTGGTCTCCTTGGATACGTAGCCGGGGATCTCATGGCACGGGACCCGGCACTGATGCGATGGATCGACGTGCAGACCGCGATGCATGGCTTGATGCCGGTCACTGGTGCGGTCCTCGTCGTCGCGACGGGCGTCCGGCTCTTGCATCGGCAGCATGCAATCACCGCGGGCCCGGTGTCGTGGCCGAGGCGCCCGTCGCGGCGCGGCACGGAAACACCGCTCAGCAGGGATCGCTCCGCCATATCGCGCGAAGGGGGCCGAGACATCCGAGTGTGA